One window from the genome of Chlamydiota bacterium encodes:
- a CDS encoding tetratricopeptide repeat protein, with amino-acid sequence MAAGKNKAQFSAKMSRASKEPAALLALGKSAFLSECYAEAVEAYTRCIALDPRNAAAYYNLGVAWQALGKPREANRAFVKALEIDPKHKAAQHALNLLAAY; translated from the coding sequence ATGGCGGCGGGGAAGAACAAGGCGCAGTTCTCCGCGAAGATGAGCAGGGCATCGAAGGAGCCCGCCGCGCTGCTCGCGCTGGGGAAAAGCGCCTTCCTGTCGGAGTGCTACGCGGAGGCGGTCGAGGCGTACACCCGGTGCATCGCGCTCGACCCGCGCAACGCCGCCGCCTACTACAACCTCGGGGTCGCCTGGCAGGCGTTGGGGAAGCCCCGCGAGGCCAATCGGGCGTTCGTGAAGGCGCTCGAGATCGATCCGAAGCACAAGGCAGCGCAGCACGCCTTGAATCTCCTTGCCGCCTACTGA
- a CDS encoding rhomboid family intramembrane serine protease, protein MPPYRRYDLRLDLGFPFNDGVRRILLATGACFLLQNLVGPRFDRLFGLVAGGAVGRLMPWQFVTYLFLHAGVLHLVFNMFVLWTFGRDVEAALGTRRFVAFYLLCGAGAGLCAYAFYPPPAVILGASGAVFGVMTAFAMLYPDRVLTLLVFFVIPVQMKARQLVLLFAGIELLFVVANPYGGVIAHFAHLGGALCGYLAMRWYGLGEWRILGGRRRGGFQARVSGEGEEPDVDEVLDKIARHGIGALTEKERELLRRASRR, encoded by the coding sequence ATGCCCCCCTATCGCCGGTACGATCTGCGGCTCGACCTCGGGTTCCCGTTCAACGACGGGGTGCGGCGGATTTTGCTGGCGACCGGCGCCTGCTTCCTCCTCCAGAACCTCGTCGGGCCCCGGTTCGACCGCCTCTTCGGCCTCGTCGCCGGCGGGGCGGTCGGGCGGCTGATGCCGTGGCAGTTCGTGACCTACCTGTTCCTCCACGCCGGCGTCCTGCACCTCGTCTTCAACATGTTCGTCCTCTGGACGTTCGGGCGCGACGTCGAGGCGGCGCTGGGCACGAGACGCTTCGTCGCCTTCTACCTCCTCTGCGGGGCGGGCGCGGGCCTGTGCGCCTACGCGTTCTACCCGCCCCCCGCGGTCATCCTGGGCGCCTCCGGGGCCGTCTTCGGGGTGATGACGGCGTTCGCGATGCTCTACCCCGACCGGGTGCTCACGCTCCTCGTCTTCTTCGTGATCCCGGTCCAGATGAAGGCCCGGCAACTGGTCCTTCTCTTCGCGGGGATAGAGCTGCTCTTCGTGGTGGCGAACCCGTACGGGGGGGTCATCGCCCACTTCGCCCATCTCGGCGGGGCGCTGTGCGGCTACCTCGCGATGCGCTGGTACGGCCTGGGGGAGTGGCGCATTCTCGGGGGGCGGCGACGGGGGGGATTCCAGGCGCGCGTCAGCGGGGAGGGGGAGGAGCCGGACGTGGACGAGGTGCTGGACAAGATCGCGCGGCACGGCATCGGCGCGCTCACCGAGAAAGAGCGCGAACTGCTGCGCCGCGCCTCGCGCCGCTGA
- a CDS encoding MBL fold metallo-hydrolase — MLEGIHWLGHAGFRIDGEKVVYIDPYRISGGPPADLILITHAHYDHCSAIAVERIRGDKTVIVTNAACARRFRGDVRVVAPGRSISVEGVGIEAVAAYNVGKPFHPKADGGLGFVVSTGGRRIYHAGDTDLIPEMAMVRADVALLPVSGIYLMTAEEAAEAARRIRPAAAVPMHYGSIVGSSSDAARFMELAEVRVEILEREGRG; from the coding sequence ATGCTCGAGGGGATCCACTGGCTGGGACACGCGGGTTTCAGGATCGACGGGGAGAAGGTCGTCTACATCGACCCGTACCGGATCTCGGGGGGGCCCCCCGCCGACCTGATCCTCATCACGCACGCGCACTACGACCACTGCTCCGCGATCGCCGTCGAGCGGATCCGCGGGGACAAGACGGTCATCGTGACGAACGCCGCGTGCGCGCGCAGGTTCCGGGGCGACGTGCGCGTCGTCGCGCCGGGCCGGTCGATCTCCGTGGAGGGGGTCGGGATCGAGGCGGTGGCGGCCTACAACGTCGGCAAGCCGTTCCACCCGAAGGCGGACGGAGGGCTCGGCTTCGTCGTCTCGACCGGGGGGCGCAGGATCTACCACGCGGGCGATACCGATCTGATCCCCGAGATGGCGATGGTGCGGGCCGACGTCGCCCTTCTCCCCGTGAGCGGAATCTACCTGATGACGGCCGAGGAGGCCGCGGAGGCGGCGCGGCGGATCAGGCCCGCGGCGGCGGTCCCGATGCACTACGGGAGCATCGTCGGCTCGTCGTCGGACGCCGCGCGATTCATGGAGCTGGCGGAAGTCAGGGTCGAGATCCTCGAACGGGAGGGGAGGGGCTGA
- a CDS encoding diacylglycerol kinase family lipid kinase has translation MRAKLIYNPASRGAVGPWRQRRIERALLAGGIETEVCTAVRPGDARQYAVSARDGSCGMVICAGGDGTINEVINGIAGSNLLLGILPMGTGNVLAWELGIPLDPLGACAVVTGGMERTIDLGRSSGGHYFSCMTGVGIDAQIVREVTPAAKGLLGSLAYLIGGIGTLIHHGLTELSIEMDGRKPPVVGYATVICNAARYGGRFRLCPAAVIDDGWFDVCILQKRDSLALLRSGISVIMNNHQRMQGISFTRARSVLVSSSQKVLVQSDGDIIGATPMGFSIAPRALRVMVPRVEGRGGAA, from the coding sequence GTGCGCGCGAAGCTCATCTATAACCCCGCCTCCCGCGGCGCGGTCGGCCCCTGGCGCCAGCGGAGGATCGAACGGGCGCTCCTCGCCGGCGGCATCGAGACGGAGGTCTGCACCGCGGTCCGGCCGGGCGACGCCCGCCAGTACGCCGTCTCGGCCCGGGACGGTTCCTGCGGGATGGTGATCTGCGCGGGCGGGGACGGGACGATCAACGAGGTCATCAACGGCATCGCCGGATCGAACCTCCTGCTGGGGATACTCCCGATGGGGACGGGCAACGTGCTGGCCTGGGAGCTCGGCATCCCGCTCGACCCGCTCGGCGCCTGCGCGGTCGTGACCGGCGGGATGGAACGCACGATCGACCTCGGGCGCTCGTCCGGCGGGCACTACTTCTCCTGCATGACCGGGGTCGGGATCGACGCGCAGATCGTGCGCGAGGTCACGCCGGCGGCCAAGGGGCTCCTGGGCAGTCTCGCCTACCTGATCGGGGGGATCGGAACGCTCATCCACCACGGGCTGACCGAGCTCTCCATCGAGATGGACGGGAGGAAGCCGCCGGTGGTGGGCTACGCGACCGTCATCTGCAACGCGGCCCGCTACGGGGGGCGGTTCAGACTCTGCCCGGCCGCCGTCATCGACGACGGCTGGTTCGACGTCTGCATACTCCAGAAGCGCGACAGCCTCGCGCTGCTGCGCTCCGGGATCTCGGTCATCATGAACAACCACCAGCGGATGCAGGGGATATCCTTCACCCGGGCGCGCTCCGTGCTCGTCTCCTCCTCGCAGAAGGTGCTTGTCCAGTCCGACGGCGACATCATCGGCGCGACCCCGATGGGCTTCTCCATCGCCCCGCGGGCGCTCCGGGTGATGGTGCCGCGGGTCGAAGGGCGGGGGGGGGCGGCATGA
- a CDS encoding tetratricopeptide repeat protein has protein sequence MTRAPAAWIAIVVLAASGAGCGVKSRKMAVQEAEGQVAVECAVRFHRFHTIRARADWLARSGMPRQALVAYEQALGALDEIGQMDPAWSPASVAAARGRCRAAMDRLAEELRRRDLREGAAIERFIARRAALPQAGAPFAELGDFYMNEHEYDNAMAQYREALLRDPANVPVQISMAQIYSRMGDFERARQIYAAMIEANPDLAVAHYNLGGIYFRMQKPTYALREYTRALELEPDAPHALNALGVVCKQLKRYDQAETHLKNAIRVAPGYAPAYYNLGLVFTEKNNPSNALSYFQRAIELFGPESPRGREIAELIRTRRRAP, from the coding sequence ATGACGCGGGCGCCGGCCGCCTGGATCGCGATCGTCGTTCTCGCCGCCTCGGGCGCCGGGTGCGGGGTGAAGAGCCGGAAGATGGCGGTGCAGGAGGCCGAGGGGCAGGTCGCCGTCGAATGCGCCGTGCGCTTCCACCGGTTTCACACCATACGCGCCCGCGCGGACTGGCTCGCGCGCTCGGGGATGCCGCGGCAGGCGCTCGTGGCCTACGAACAGGCCCTCGGCGCGCTCGACGAGATCGGGCAGATGGACCCGGCGTGGAGCCCGGCCTCGGTCGCCGCCGCGCGGGGGCGCTGCCGCGCGGCGATGGACCGGCTGGCCGAGGAGCTCCGCCGCAGGGATTTGCGGGAGGGGGCCGCGATCGAGCGCTTCATCGCCCGTCGCGCGGCGCTCCCGCAGGCGGGCGCGCCGTTCGCCGAGCTCGGCGACTTCTACATGAACGAGCACGAGTACGACAACGCGATGGCGCAGTACCGCGAGGCGCTGCTGCGGGATCCGGCCAACGTCCCCGTCCAGATCAGCATGGCGCAGATCTACAGCCGGATGGGGGACTTCGAGCGGGCCCGCCAAATCTACGCCGCGATGATCGAGGCCAACCCCGACCTCGCCGTCGCGCACTACAACCTCGGCGGCATCTACTTCCGGATGCAGAAGCCCACCTACGCCCTCAGGGAATACACGCGCGCCCTCGAGCTCGAGCCCGACGCGCCTCACGCCCTGAACGCCCTCGGCGTGGTCTGCAAGCAGCTCAAGCGCTACGACCAGGCCGAGACCCATCTGAAGAACGCCATCCGCGTCGCCCCCGGCTACGCCCCCGCCTACTACAACCTCGGCCTCGTCTTCACCGAAAAGAACAACCCCTCGAACGCGCTCTCCTACTTCCAGCGGGCGATCGAGCTGTTCGGGCCCGAGAGCCCGCGGGGAAGGGAGATCGCCGAGCTCATCCGGACGCGCCGGCGCGCCCCGTGA
- the glgC gene encoding glucose-1-phosphate adenylyltransferase: MAQELVMILAGGKGERLYPLTRDRAKPAVPFGGSYRIIDFALSNFINSGFYHIKVLTQFKSDSLNRHLARGFRLSPELGHYIDPVPAQMRTGESWYKGTADAIYQNLNLILDEDPTYVLIFGADHIYRMDVRQMLQYHRQKQAGLTVAAIPRPVEEARSFGVLQVDRNGRVIEFQEKVPDPKEMPDRPGWCLCSMGNYIFNRDLLIPTLKRDAALSSGHDFGKDIIPALFKTHPVYAYDFSTNVIPGCEERKGGYWRDVGTIEAYFEANMDLISVWPQLDLYNADWPIHTCYDLYPPAKFVFANTAEKRVGCATDSLVSEGCIVSGGAVNRSILGPGVRINSYSEVSESILMKGVMIGRHARVRRAIIDSGIEVAPHETIGFDPDADRKRFFVSPSGIVVIPKPLHSEIGD, encoded by the coding sequence ATGGCACAAGAACTCGTGATGATCCTCGCCGGCGGCAAGGGCGAGCGACTGTACCCGCTCACGCGGGACCGGGCGAAGCCCGCCGTGCCGTTCGGCGGGAGCTACCGCATCATCGACTTCGCCCTCAGCAACTTCATCAACTCCGGCTTCTACCATATCAAGGTCCTCACCCAGTTCAAGTCGGACTCCCTGAACCGGCACCTGGCGAGGGGGTTCCGCCTCTCTCCGGAGCTGGGCCACTACATCGACCCGGTCCCCGCGCAGATGCGCACCGGGGAGAGCTGGTACAAGGGGACCGCCGACGCCATCTACCAGAACCTGAACCTGATCCTGGACGAGGATCCGACGTACGTCTTGATCTTCGGCGCGGACCATATCTATCGGATGGACGTGCGGCAGATGCTGCAGTACCACCGCCAAAAACAGGCCGGCCTCACGGTCGCGGCGATCCCGCGCCCGGTGGAGGAGGCGCGCTCCTTCGGCGTCCTCCAGGTGGACCGAAACGGCAGGGTCATCGAGTTCCAGGAGAAGGTGCCCGACCCGAAGGAGATGCCGGACCGTCCGGGCTGGTGCCTCTGCTCGATGGGGAACTACATATTCAACCGCGATCTCCTCATCCCAACCCTCAAGCGCGACGCCGCGCTCTCCTCCGGCCACGACTTCGGCAAGGATATCATCCCCGCGCTCTTCAAGACGCACCCGGTCTACGCCTACGACTTCAGCACCAACGTCATACCCGGCTGCGAAGAGAGGAAGGGTGGCTACTGGCGCGACGTCGGGACGATCGAGGCCTACTTCGAGGCGAACATGGACCTCATCTCCGTCTGGCCCCAGCTCGACCTGTACAACGCCGACTGGCCGATCCACACCTGCTATGACCTGTACCCGCCCGCGAAGTTCGTCTTCGCGAACACGGCGGAGAAACGCGTGGGGTGCGCGACCGACTCCCTCGTCTCCGAGGGGTGCATCGTCAGCGGCGGCGCCGTGAACCGGAGCATCCTCGGCCCGGGGGTGCGGATCAACAGCTACAGCGAGGTGTCCGAGTCCATCCTGATGAAGGGGGTCATGATCGGGCGCCACGCGCGGGTGCGGCGGGCGATCATCGACAGCGGGATCGAGGTCGCCCCCCACGAAACGATCGGGTTCGACCCCGACGCGGACCGGAAGCGGTTCTTCGTGTCGCCGTCCGGCATCGTGGTCATCCCGAAGCCGCTGCACAGCGAGATCGGCGACTGA
- the glgA gene encoding glycogen synthase GlgA, with product MKILMASSEAVPYAKTGGLADVAGALPRALRARGHDVRLVLPYYGCIRKANLPACDTGISVPVTISGRTETARIWESAMDDGTPVSLIRKDGYYDRDELYGTAEGDYHDNAERFCFFSRAVVALAKRMGIAPDIVHCHDWQTGLVCALLKVVERAHPVFAGTGAVFTIHNLAYQGLFWHYDMHLTGLPWNVFTAEGIEFYGKINLLKAGIVYADAITTVSRRYSEEIQGAELGCGLEGLLARRRGDLHGILNGADYRQWDPASDPHLAARYTPDALEGKARCKEDLLRLFGLNLPPGTPLAGMVGRMADQKGYDLLAAALPGLLDAGLALVILGKGEERYHRLLRHLAKGSSGRLGVKIAFDNALAHKIEAGADYYLMPSRYEPCGLNQIYSLRYGTVPIVRAVGGLDDTVSAYAPATGEGNGFKFVPYTAGAFLGAVREALKIFEREPHWTRIRRNAMACDFSWDRSAREYERVYREAILRARGGGRGRGGDRA from the coding sequence CTGAAGATACTGATGGCGTCCTCGGAGGCGGTGCCGTACGCCAAGACGGGAGGGCTCGCGGACGTCGCCGGCGCCCTGCCCAGGGCGCTGCGGGCGCGGGGGCACGACGTGCGGCTGGTGCTTCCGTACTACGGCTGCATCAGGAAGGCGAACCTGCCGGCCTGCGACACGGGGATCTCCGTGCCGGTGACGATCTCCGGCCGCACCGAGACGGCGCGGATCTGGGAAAGCGCCATGGACGACGGGACGCCCGTCTCGCTCATCCGGAAGGACGGCTACTACGACCGCGACGAGCTCTACGGCACCGCCGAGGGCGACTACCACGACAACGCGGAGCGCTTCTGCTTCTTTTCGCGGGCGGTCGTCGCCCTCGCCAAACGGATGGGGATCGCGCCGGATATCGTCCACTGTCACGACTGGCAGACCGGCCTGGTGTGCGCCCTCCTGAAGGTCGTCGAGAGGGCGCACCCCGTCTTCGCGGGGACGGGGGCGGTGTTCACCATCCACAACCTCGCCTACCAGGGCCTCTTCTGGCACTACGACATGCACCTCACGGGGCTCCCGTGGAACGTCTTCACCGCCGAGGGGATCGAGTTCTACGGGAAGATCAACCTCCTCAAGGCGGGGATCGTCTACGCCGACGCGATCACGACGGTGAGCCGGCGCTACAGCGAGGAGATCCAGGGGGCCGAACTCGGCTGCGGGCTCGAGGGGCTCCTCGCGCGCCGGCGCGGCGACCTCCACGGGATCCTCAACGGCGCCGACTACCGCCAGTGGGACCCCGCCTCCGACCCGCATCTCGCCGCCCGCTACACCCCCGACGCCCTCGAGGGGAAGGCGCGGTGCAAGGAGGACCTCCTCCGCCTCTTCGGCTTGAACCTGCCCCCCGGCACCCCGCTGGCCGGGATGGTGGGGCGGATGGCCGACCAGAAGGGGTACGACCTCCTGGCGGCCGCCCTGCCCGGCCTCCTCGACGCCGGCCTCGCCCTGGTGATCCTCGGCAAGGGCGAGGAGAGGTACCACCGGCTCCTCAGGCACCTCGCGAAAGGCTCTTCGGGCCGGCTCGGGGTCAAGATCGCCTTCGACAACGCCCTGGCGCACAAGATCGAGGCGGGGGCGGACTACTACCTGATGCCGTCGCGCTACGAGCCGTGCGGCCTGAACCAGATCTACAGTCTCCGCTACGGCACGGTGCCGATCGTCCGCGCCGTCGGGGGGCTCGACGACACCGTCTCCGCCTACGCCCCCGCGACCGGGGAGGGGAACGGATTCAAGTTCGTCCCGTACACCGCCGGGGCGTTTCTCGGCGCCGTGCGCGAGGCGCTGAAGATTTTCGAGCGCGAACCGCACTGGACGCGGATACGGCGGAACGCGATGGCCTGCGACTTCTCCTGGGACCGATCCGCGCGGGAGTACGAGCGGGTCTACCGCGAGGCGATCCTGCGGGCCCGCGGGGGGGGGCGGGGGAGGGGAGGGGACCGTGCCTGA
- the galT gene encoding galactose-1-phosphate uridylyltransferase — translation MPELRKDPVLGRWVIISTDRARRPREIKDGAPASGAKGCPFCAGRERLTPPETLAFRPPGGRANGPGWEVRVVPNKFPALRVEGELEKQGCGIYDRMNGIGAHEVIIETPEHSRRMEEQSRDSVAKVFEACKLRIADLSRDMRFKYILVFRNEGVDAGSSLSHPHSQLIATSVTPKRVKEELNGARAYFDYKDRCIFCDIIRQELSDRVRIVYENAHFVSFCPFASRFPFEIWLLPKRHQADYATIAADELGSLADAMLVTLGKLAGALNRPQYNYVLHTSPVRWPRKDYWKTIEFDYHWHIEIMPRLTQIAGFEWGTGFYINPTPPEDAAGCLREVDH, via the coding sequence GTGCCTGAGCTGCGGAAGGATCCGGTGCTCGGGCGGTGGGTGATCATCTCCACCGACCGGGCGCGCCGGCCGCGGGAGATCAAGGATGGCGCCCCCGCATCCGGCGCGAAAGGGTGCCCGTTCTGCGCGGGGCGCGAGCGGCTCACCCCGCCGGAGACACTCGCCTTCCGACCGCCGGGCGGCCGCGCGAACGGGCCCGGCTGGGAGGTGCGCGTCGTCCCCAACAAGTTCCCCGCCCTGCGCGTGGAGGGGGAGCTCGAGAAGCAGGGGTGCGGCATCTACGACCGGATGAACGGGATCGGCGCCCACGAGGTGATCATCGAGACGCCCGAGCACTCCCGGCGTATGGAGGAGCAGTCCCGCGACTCCGTCGCGAAGGTCTTCGAGGCGTGCAAGCTCCGCATCGCGGACCTCAGCCGGGATATGCGGTTCAAGTATATCCTCGTCTTCAGGAACGAGGGGGTGGATGCCGGCTCCTCGCTCTCGCACCCGCACTCCCAGCTCATCGCCACCTCGGTGACCCCCAAGCGCGTCAAGGAGGAACTGAACGGGGCGCGCGCCTACTTCGACTACAAGGACCGCTGCATCTTCTGCGACATCATCCGGCAGGAGCTCTCGGACCGCGTGCGGATCGTCTACGAGAACGCGCATTTCGTTTCGTTCTGCCCGTTCGCCTCGCGCTTCCCGTTCGAGATCTGGCTCCTCCCGAAGCGGCACCAGGCCGACTACGCGACGATCGCCGCGGACGAGCTCGGCTCCCTCGCGGACGCGATGCTCGTCACGCTGGGCAAGCTCGCCGGGGCGCTGAACCGGCCGCAGTACAACTACGTCCTTCACACCTCCCCCGTGCGCTGGCCGCGCAAGGACTACTGGAAGACGATCGAGTTCGACTACCACTGGCATATCGAGATCATGCCGCGCCTGACGCAGATCGCGGGGTTCGAGTGGGGGACGGGTTTCTACATCAACCCCACCCCCCCCGAGGACGCGGCGGGCTGTCTGCGGGAAGTCGACCATTGA
- a CDS encoding glycoside hydrolase, which translates to MKRISLAFFWHMHQPYYHDPSTGRSAMPWVRMHAMRGYLDQIAILDRHPSIRQTFNYVPSLLKQIEQYARGEVTDVYLEHAAKPAVDLTAEEREFILWNFFMATWETMVTPYPRYRELLRMRGTAATETTIPAAARRFDARDFRDLQVWFDLAWFGHQACARFPELKEMRRRGGSFTEADKARIREIQTEILNLIIPLHRAAEARGQIELTSSPFYHPILPLLCDTDIARRAMPDVPLPARYRWPEDAEAQLGSAAAYHERLFKRKPAGLWPPEGSVCPEIVPLVARQGFRWMASDEEVLFRSIRSRDRFTVLYRPYRVEHEGASLEMVFRDRRLSDLIGFSYAHNDPRAAAADFLLKLSEIARMVPGDDALVSVILDGENPWQNYPDGGEGFLRHLYEGIEKSGFVESVRIGDYLASHPASEKITRLHSGSWIDSNFGVWIGEEEDNDAWDLLGKARAALRRREASGKARDLAAAREEIYAAEGSDWFWWYGDRFTSDNDALFDQLFRTHLRNAYALLGEEPPEALDAPIVTLGRVTVAQEPRAFLTPVIDGRETSYYEWLDAGQYRPDRAGGAMHRSEAFIKAIRYGFDEQRFLLRIDPLEKEGIAGNGEYRVHIHFVSPREVRLSFSLSNGGRQRCELSRRETPQRFGRKTARGEIAMDRVVELAVPFKDLGFEKREEVHFYVQVKSGTLEVERHPRGGYIAFTVPDEEFEIARWTAL; encoded by the coding sequence GTGAAACGGATCTCGCTCGCGTTCTTCTGGCACATGCACCAGCCGTACTACCACGACCCGTCCACGGGCCGGAGCGCGATGCCCTGGGTCAGGATGCACGCCATGCGCGGCTACCTCGACCAGATCGCGATCCTCGACCGGCACCCGTCCATCCGCCAGACGTTCAACTACGTCCCGTCCCTGCTCAAGCAGATCGAGCAGTACGCCCGCGGCGAGGTGACCGACGTCTACCTCGAGCACGCCGCGAAGCCGGCCGTCGACCTGACCGCGGAGGAGCGGGAGTTCATCCTCTGGAACTTCTTCATGGCGACCTGGGAGACGATGGTCACGCCGTACCCCCGCTACCGGGAGCTCCTCCGGATGCGCGGGACCGCGGCGACGGAGACGACGATCCCGGCGGCCGCCCGCCGTTTCGACGCGCGGGACTTCCGGGACCTCCAGGTCTGGTTCGACCTCGCCTGGTTCGGCCACCAGGCGTGCGCCCGCTTCCCCGAGCTGAAGGAGATGCGGCGACGGGGCGGAAGCTTCACCGAGGCCGACAAGGCCCGCATCCGGGAGATCCAGACCGAGATACTGAACCTCATCATCCCGCTGCACCGCGCCGCCGAGGCGCGCGGCCAGATCGAGCTCACCAGCAGCCCGTTCTACCACCCGATCCTCCCGCTCCTCTGCGACACCGACATCGCGCGGCGGGCGATGCCGGACGTCCCGCTGCCGGCGCGCTACCGCTGGCCGGAGGACGCCGAGGCGCAGCTCGGCTCCGCCGCGGCCTACCACGAGCGTCTTTTCAAGCGCAAACCCGCGGGGCTCTGGCCGCCCGAGGGGTCGGTCTGCCCCGAGATCGTCCCGCTCGTCGCGCGGCAGGGGTTCCGCTGGATGGCGTCCGACGAGGAGGTGCTCTTCAGGTCGATCCGCAGCAGGGACCGGTTCACGGTGCTCTACCGCCCCTACCGGGTCGAGCACGAGGGCGCCTCCCTGGAGATGGTCTTCCGGGACCGGCGCCTCTCCGATCTGATCGGCTTCAGCTACGCGCACAACGACCCCCGCGCCGCCGCGGCGGATTTCCTCCTCAAGCTCTCGGAGATCGCGCGGATGGTCCCCGGCGACGACGCCCTCGTCAGCGTCATCCTCGACGGGGAGAACCCGTGGCAGAACTACCCGGACGGCGGCGAGGGGTTCTTGCGGCACCTCTACGAGGGGATTGAGAAGAGCGGCTTCGTGGAGAGCGTGCGGATCGGCGACTACCTCGCGTCCCACCCGGCCTCCGAGAAGATCACGCGCCTGCACAGCGGCTCGTGGATCGACAGCAACTTCGGGGTGTGGATAGGGGAGGAGGAGGACAACGACGCCTGGGATTTGCTGGGGAAGGCGCGCGCGGCCTTGCGCCGGCGGGAGGCGTCGGGGAAGGCGCGGGACCTCGCCGCGGCGCGCGAGGAGATCTACGCCGCCGAGGGGAGCGACTGGTTCTGGTGGTACGGGGACCGCTTCACCAGCGACAACGACGCCCTCTTCGATCAGCTCTTCAGGACGCACCTCCGGAACGCCTACGCCCTTCTCGGCGAGGAGCCGCCTGAAGCCCTCGACGCGCCGATCGTCACCCTCGGCAGGGTCACCGTGGCCCAGGAGCCGCGGGCCTTCCTCACCCCGGTCATCGACGGGCGGGAGACCTCCTACTACGAGTGGCTGGACGCGGGGCAGTACCGGCCGGACCGCGCCGGCGGCGCGATGCACCGCTCCGAGGCGTTCATCAAGGCGATCCGGTACGGCTTCGACGAACAGCGCTTCCTCCTCCGGATCGACCCGCTGGAGAAGGAGGGGATCGCGGGCAACGGGGAGTACCGGGTGCATATCCATTTCGTCTCCCCGCGCGAGGTGCGCCTCTCCTTCTCCCTGAGCAACGGGGGGCGGCAGCGGTGCGAGCTCAGCCGCCGCGAGACGCCGCAGCGGTTCGGCAGGAAGACCGCCCGCGGCGAGATCGCCATGGACAGGGTCGTCGAGCTCGCCGTGCCGTTCAAGGATTTGGGCTTCGAGAAGCGCGAAGAGGTGCACTTCTACGTGCAGGTGAAATCGGGGACGCTGGAGGTGGAGCGGCACCCGCGGGGCGGCTATATCGCATTCACGGTCCCCGACGAGGAGTTCGAGATCGCGCGGTGGACGGCGCTGTAG